From Serinicoccus profundi, the proteins below share one genomic window:
- a CDS encoding inositol monophosphatase family protein → MAVSEHLGTDDVLRLLQEVAEEVITPRFRALAEHEISSKTHPGDLVTVADREAEVLITRQLRAAYPGAVVLGEEAFADDPTSLVAFREAEHAFTVDPVDGTRNFVHGSPDHAVMVAETRAGRTVRSWIWQPQHELAYVAELGSGATRNGLRLPDLTPDSDPAHWRVRTSARRRIGERLGPLPPLELSWVSCGIDYPKLAEGACDALVYHGTRPWDHVPGSLLVSEVEGVVGSVDGQVYAPRDDPRGILATGGADVYDWLRREV, encoded by the coding sequence GTGGCTGTTTCCGAGCATCTCGGCACCGACGACGTCCTGCGGCTGCTGCAGGAGGTGGCCGAGGAGGTCATCACCCCACGCTTTCGGGCGCTGGCCGAGCACGAGATCTCCTCCAAGACGCACCCGGGTGACCTCGTCACCGTCGCCGACCGCGAGGCCGAGGTGCTCATCACCCGGCAGCTGCGCGCGGCATACCCCGGGGCTGTGGTGCTGGGTGAGGAGGCGTTCGCCGACGACCCCACCAGCCTCGTCGCCTTCCGCGAGGCCGAGCACGCCTTCACCGTCGACCCGGTCGACGGCACCCGCAACTTCGTGCACGGCTCGCCCGACCACGCCGTCATGGTCGCGGAGACCCGCGCAGGACGCACGGTGCGGTCCTGGATCTGGCAGCCGCAGCACGAGCTGGCCTACGTCGCCGAGCTGGGCTCCGGCGCCACCCGCAACGGTTTGCGCCTGCCCGACCTCACTCCTGACTCGGACCCGGCGCACTGGCGGGTGCGCACGTCGGCCCGACGACGCATCGGGGAGCGGCTGGGCCCCCTCCCGCCGCTGGAGCTCAGCTGGGTGAGCTGCGGCATCGACTACCCGAAGCTCGCCGAGGGCGCCTGCGACGCGCTGGTCTACCACGGCACCCGGCCCTGGGACCACGTGCCCGGCAGCCTTCTCGTGAGCGAGGTCGAGGGAGTCGTGGGGTCGGTCGACGGGCAGGTCTACGCCCCGCGCGACGATCCGCGGGGCATCCTCGCGACCGGCGGAGCCGACGTCTACGACTGGCTGCGCCGCGAGGTCTGA
- a CDS encoding DUF2304 domain-containing protein — translation MLDQPVIKLVLLVSVVVVTAMLTRSTAGVRHQAVRRLLLVGFVVLAAIAILFPRVMTQVAQLLGVGRGADLLLYGLTVVFLGYVAASYRRMRQLEQQVTTLARELALRAAVHDTTEHDSSGHVGSGHETGYDESAHEDPAPDGGQTSRRSQS, via the coding sequence GTGCTCGACCAACCCGTCATCAAGCTCGTCCTGCTCGTGAGTGTCGTCGTCGTCACCGCCATGCTCACCCGCTCGACGGCGGGTGTCCGACACCAGGCGGTCCGCCGCCTGCTGCTCGTCGGCTTCGTCGTGCTCGCGGCGATCGCCATCCTCTTCCCCCGGGTCATGACGCAGGTCGCCCAGCTCCTCGGCGTCGGTCGGGGCGCCGACCTGCTGCTCTACGGCCTCACCGTCGTCTTCCTCGGCTACGTCGCGGCGTCCTACCGCCGTATGCGCCAGCTCGAGCAGCAGGTCACGACCCTCGCCCGGGAGCTCGCGCTGCGCGCGGCCGTGCACGACACGACCGAGCACGACAGCAGCGGGCACGTCGGCAGCGGGCACGAGACCGGGTATGACGAGTCCGCCCACGAGGACCCGGCCCCCGACGGCGGTCAGACCTCGCGGCGCAGCCAGTCGTAG